The nucleotide sequence AAGCGCTGGGCATCGACGCCCGCGTGCAAGGCCACTTCGGCAAAGCGGTTTTCGTGCCCAAAACGCCGCCTTTGCCCAACGGGGGCGGCTATATCTGGACCGATACGGTTTCCGCTTTTGGTTCGGTTGGCTTGCTAGTGCAAGGGTTCGACCGATTTGATGGAGTATGGAACAAGAACGGATTCCAGCGCGTGGAAATCCGGGTGAATGGCCGGCCGCATTACCGGCACGTAGTGGACGATATTCCGTTTCCGGACGGCACTCGCCAAGTCAACCAACACATGGATTATGAGTGGCGCTTCATGCAGGGGAGGCAGTTCGAGAAGCTGTTTGTAGATGACGGCAACGGCCTGAAGATGTACACCACCGGTCCTGACAAGGGCCGCCTGCGCGTGGAAGCCGGCAAGATCTACGACGTGGAAATCCTACTAGCCGACTCGTATGGCAACACCACCCCGTTGCGCTTGGTGCTGCGCGGCGAGCAGCCAGTGTACTACAAAACCCGCTCGACGCTGGTAAAGAAACCCGCGTTGCGCTATGATATCAGCCGCAACTTGCTGGTGGCCACCGCCGCTGACCCCGACACGGCGGCTGCCGGCGGGCCGCTCACCCTCTTTAAAGGCAACCGCCGGCTTACGCTTCGCCCCAGCTACACCGTGCTCAGCCAGAACACCTACCTCTACGACTTACGCGCAGGCTTGCCGGACTCCATGCAGTTTGGCGGCATCACCAAGCGGTTCGACCGCCAAGTGCTCATTCCGTCGGGCCGTGATTTTGCCTTTGCTACCAGCACCTTGAAGCTAGGGTTTGGCCCCGAGACGTTATTTGACACGCTGTACGCGCAAACCAGCTACAAAGCGGGCGTCTGGACTGTGCACATGCCCCGCACTCCGCTGTACCGCAGCTTGCAGCTCACGCTGCGACCTGAAGTGGAGGTAGCCGACAAAACCCGCACTGCCATTTACGGCGTTACGGCCAAGGGAGGCCGGGCGTACGTGGGCGGTAAGTGGGACGGCAATACCATTTCGGCGCCCATTAAAGCATTCGGGCAGTTTAAGTTGCTCACCGACACCATTCCGCCCTCGGCGCGGCTCCTGCGCAAAGGCCCAGCGGGGGTGGTGTTCAAAGTCGGCGACGACCTCTCGGGGTTGGCTTCCTACAAGCTGGAAGTGAACGGGCAATTCCACCTGCTTCGTTTCGAGCACAAAAACGCCACGCTGTTCTCAGAGAGAACCGACACGCTTGGCCCGCCGCTGCGTGGCCCCGCCACCCTGTATCTGCGCGACCAAGCCGGCAATGAGAAGGCCGTGCAAGTGGTGCTGTAAGCGCTAGACCCTAGAGTATTAAAGTTAAGAGCGTAGAGCGGTCTTACAGCGCAGTATCAACTCACGCTGCAAGACCGCTCTACGCTCTTATTTCTTCTCTAGTACCTCGTCAATCAGGCCGTACGCTTTGGCTTCGTCGGCGCGCAGCCAATAATCCCGGTCGGAGTCGTCGTGGATTTGCTGGTAGGTTTTGCCGGTGCGTTCGGCGTAAATGGTGTAGAGTTCCTGCCGCAGCTTCACCACTTCGCGGGCCGTAATTTCGATGTCGGCCGAGGGGCCTTGTACGCCGCTTGAGGGCTGGTGAATCATGACGCGGGCGTGGGGCAGGGCCGAACGTTTGCCCAGGGTGCCGCCCGCCAGCAGAAAAGCCCCCATCGAGGCCGCTAACCCGGTGCAGATAGTGGCCACATCGGGCCCCACGTACTGCATGGTGTCATAAATACCGAACCCGGCGTACACCGAGCCACCCGGCGAATTGACGTACAGCAAAATGTCCTTCTTGGCGTCTACCGATTCCAAAAACAGCATTTGCGCGGTTAGAATGTTGGCAATCTGGTCGTCAACGGCCGTTCCCAGGAACACAATCCGGTCCATGATGAGGCGCGAAAACACGTCAATTTCGGCGAAGCGCGTGGGGCGTTCTTCAATTACGGAACGGGTCATGTTGGTGACAAACGGGCGGCCCTGGCCTTCCATGTGGTGTAGGTATTGGTCGACACCCAGGCCATTGAGGCCCCGTCCTTGCACGGCAAATTTTCGGAACTCTTGTTTTGTTGACAGCATGAGAGAGGTGAACGTAATGGGCATGCCGGTGCCCTTCGGCGGAAAGCCTAGGCCAGCAAGACAACCCTAGTAAATAGAAAAGTGAGACTTAGTGCGCGCGCCGCAGCTTCCGCCAGCCGGTTATAATAGCTCGCAGCCCACCGTCAGTGAGTTGGCGCCAGCGCCCTGGGCGTGGTTGATACAGTTGCTCATGAATGGCCTCTAGCTCCCGCCGCAATTGCCGCCGACCGGCTACATATATCCCCTGATACACTCGTTGTTGCGCCTCGGTGTCAACTTCCAGTTCGGCATCCAGCAGTTGCTGTACGACCCATTCATTGGCTTGCGCTGGGCGTGGGCTACCCAACAGGTGTAGCTCGATGCGTTGCAGACGTTCCAGTTCCGGGCGCATCGGCTTAGGCGCTAAAGGTTTCGAACAGCACGTTGCGCACCGAATTGCGCAGCCGCTCCAAGCACTTGAATTTCTGCACCGTGGCCGAGCGAACGTTGCGGTAGTGGTGAGTGACAGCAATTTGTTCTAACGGCTGCTGGAAGTAGTAGAACGACAGCAGAATGTTCTTGCACTTCTCCCCCAGCTGCTCCACGTACTCCAGCACCGAAGCATCGGCGGCTTCCGAGTCCGTTGCGCCAGCCGGCTCGGGTACTTGCAGGTGCTCTTCGTTCAAGTCGGCTACGCTGCACCGCCCCCGGCGGCTTAACTCCCGGCGCCACAAGTTGCGGGCTACGGCTACCACATAGGTGCTGGCCGTGGCGGTAAGCTCCAGCGTACCGCCCACTGCTTTTTCATAAAAGATAACCAGGGCATCATGAAAGATGTCTTTGGCATCATGCTCTGTCCCACTATGCTGCAACACGTAGTGGCGCACCATCGGGAACGTGCGCTGGTAGAGCAGGGTGAGCGTTTCACCACGGTTGGTTTGCAGCGCGTGCCGGAGCTGCGCGGCATCAGGTGGCAGGGGCGGCAGGAGGTTTACTGTTTTCATCGGAGCAGGAAGTCTACTGATTAATCCGGTATTTCATCAACTATCACCCTTCACCTGAAATATACTTAAGAATAACGGGCACGCAGAAGCCAGCAACCCTAGCCTAGCTGCCCCTACTGCTTGTCATATAGGAGAGGAAACGAATAAGAGTGTGTTTGGAAATTGTCATACTGCGCTTGCCGAAGCATGACGGAAACGAAGTTTTTATCAAAGCCTTAAACCCGCTCTTAGTACCAGAAGCCTGGTTTAAAGCCCCTCAGACCAAGGCTTACCATCTCGACATTCCGCGCCTCAAGCGGCGAGAGGTATCTGAGTGAACTGGTATATCCGACAAGCAAGCTCCTGCGTAAAGTGGAGTTGTCTTTCACATCTTACTAGCATGACCAGACCTCTCAAAACCCGCCAACCTGTTTTGATAGCCACAGCCGTGGCGGCAGTGGCTACCGGCGTTGCTGCCTATGGCTACGTACGGCGCAAACTGTATCCGGCACTGCCCACCGTGGCACACGTCGACCTGCATAAGTACAGCGGGTTGTGGTACGAGGTAGCCCGGCTGCCCACCCGCTTCGAGAAAGGCTGCCAGCACGTAACGGCCCAGTACAAGCAGCGGCCCGATGGTAAAGTGAGCGTGGTTAATACCTGCCATAAGGATGGCCTGAACGGGCCGGTGGAAACCGCCAAAGGTGTTGCCCGCGCCGTGGATAGCACCAATGCCAAGTTGAAAGTCAGTTTTTTCTGGCCTTTCGAGGGCGACTACTGGATTTTGGACCTAGACCACGCCGACTACCGCTACGCACTGGTTGGCACGCCCAGCCGGGAAAATCTGTGGCTGCTCAGCCGGACTCCCCACCTGCCCCGCAGCCTCCGCGACCAACTCGTTGGCAAAGCCCACGAACTGGGGTTCCCAGTGGAGAAACTGTTGTTCACGCCTCAGCCCCTTACCGACAAACCGTAGATCCTTTGTAGGCCGCGGCCCTAACTCAACAGTAGACACTACACCGAGGCCGGGCAACTCATGCAGCCGCCCGGCCTCGGTGTGTTTCCGCACTACTGCTACATTTGCTGAAACATTCTTCGTATGTCACTACCCCAAGCCGGCGACACCGCCCCCGATTTTGCTGCCAAAGACCAGAATGGCACTGTCCACCAGTTGGCCGACTATAAAGGCCGCCGCGTGGCCCTCTACTTCTACCCCAAAGACGACACCTCTGGCTGCACGGCCCAAGCCTGCGACCTACGCGACAATTACCAAAGCCTGCAAGCGGCCGGAATTCAGGTGCTTGGGGTGAGTATCGATGGTGAAAAGTCGCACCAGAAATTTGCTACCAAGTACGAATTGCCTTTCCCGCTGCTCGTTGACGAAGACAAAAAACTTGTGCAGGAGTATGGTGTCTGGCAGGAAAAATCGATGTACGGCCGCAAGTACATGGGCACGATGCGCTATACCTTCCTGATTGACGCGGAAGGCAAAATCGAAAAGGTGATAACCAAAGTCGATACCAAAAACCACGCAG is from Hymenobacter tibetensis and encodes:
- the bcp gene encoding thioredoxin-dependent thiol peroxidase, with amino-acid sequence MSLPQAGDTAPDFAAKDQNGTVHQLADYKGRRVALYFYPKDDTSGCTAQACDLRDNYQSLQAAGIQVLGVSIDGEKSHQKFATKYELPFPLLVDEDKKLVQEYGVWQEKSMYGRKYMGTMRYTFLIDAEGKIEKVITKVDTKNHAAQLL
- a CDS encoding lipocalin family protein — its product is MTRPLKTRQPVLIATAVAAVATGVAAYGYVRRKLYPALPTVAHVDLHKYSGLWYEVARLPTRFEKGCQHVTAQYKQRPDGKVSVVNTCHKDGLNGPVETAKGVARAVDSTNAKLKVSFFWPFEGDYWILDLDHADYRYALVGTPSRENLWLLSRTPHLPRSLRDQLVGKAHELGFPVEKLLFTPQPLTDKP
- a CDS encoding M23 family metallopeptidase; translation: MQPASCGGQEPDSVAQQPATQVPAGPQPTVPNGYFLFPIKPGKPNFLAASMGELRPNHFHGGLDIKTDGRVDLPVYAAADGYISRLKQSSFGYGNVLYITHPNGLTTVYGHLNHFKGPVAAELLRQQYEKQTYELELFFKPEQYPVKRGEVVALSGNTGGSAGPHLHWEVRTAQDHQLNPLQWGGFAEIQDHVAPMLQAFAVEALGIDARVQGHFGKAVFVPKTPPLPNGGGYIWTDTVSAFGSVGLLVQGFDRFDGVWNKNGFQRVEIRVNGRPHYRHVVDDIPFPDGTRQVNQHMDYEWRFMQGRQFEKLFVDDGNGLKMYTTGPDKGRLRVEAGKIYDVEILLADSYGNTTPLRLVLRGEQPVYYKTRSTLVKKPALRYDISRNLLVATAADPDTAAAGGPLTLFKGNRRLTLRPSYTVLSQNTYLYDLRAGLPDSMQFGGITKRFDRQVLIPSGRDFAFATSTLKLGFGPETLFDTLYAQTSYKAGVWTVHMPRTPLYRSLQLTLRPEVEVADKTRTAIYGVTAKGGRAYVGGKWDGNTISAPIKAFGQFKLLTDTIPPSARLLRKGPAGVVFKVGDDLSGLASYKLEVNGQFHLLRFEHKNATLFSERTDTLGPPLRGPATLYLRDQAGNEKAVQVVL
- a CDS encoding RNA polymerase sigma factor gives rise to the protein MKTVNLLPPLPPDAAQLRHALQTNRGETLTLLYQRTFPMVRHYVLQHSGTEHDAKDIFHDALVIFYEKAVGGTLELTATASTYVVAVARNLWRRELSRRGRCSVADLNEEHLQVPEPAGATDSEAADASVLEYVEQLGEKCKNILLSFYYFQQPLEQIAVTHHYRNVRSATVQKFKCLERLRNSVRNVLFETFSA
- a CDS encoding ClpP family protease, with translation MLSTKQEFRKFAVQGRGLNGLGVDQYLHHMEGQGRPFVTNMTRSVIEERPTRFAEIDVFSRLIMDRIVFLGTAVDDQIANILTAQMLFLESVDAKKDILLYVNSPGGSVYAGFGIYDTMQYVGPDVATICTGLAASMGAFLLAGGTLGKRSALPHARVMIHQPSSGVQGPSADIEITAREVVKLRQELYTIYAERTGKTYQQIHDDSDRDYWLRADEAKAYGLIDEVLEKK